A portion of the Ricinus communis isolate WT05 ecotype wild-type chromosome 10, ASM1957865v1, whole genome shotgun sequence genome contains these proteins:
- the LOC125371304 gene encoding uncharacterized protein LOC125371304: MAKVGEQSTSTTPPTPREGGKESRKGRRDKSRDVIGATEERLIKVETAMSNWCDKIKDMDLRIEKLESKEDDGDLREEMQGALNVLANNLARENEALKKLLAQCLEKVDKLEVELNLCKAALANSEGAQVTMMHKVDAPKPKAYGGARSAREIDNFLWSLERYFDAVGIVDGATKVKSVSLYLSDIATIWWRHRCEDVKKGLCTINTWDNFVRELKKQFYPDNAEKEARSKLRRLQHRDGYIREYVKEFSELMLAIPDLGEKEAFHAFIDCLSRWAQLELERRGVQDLATAIAVAKSLIELKKKDSFKPKVKKYEESDKGGGDRRKYSTKDGKASYKDKGKWKKEDKRSSSPKKLTCFICDGSHRAYECLKRGKFGALVITEEEKQEEERRSASL; encoded by the coding sequence ATGGCCAAAGTTGGTGAGCAATCCACTTCTACCACTCCTCCCACTCCAAGGGAAGGAGGAAAGGAAAGCAGAAAGGGCCGTAGGGATAAGTCCCGCGACGTGATTGGCGCGACGGAGGAAAGGCTAATCAAGGTGGAGACTGCCATGTCCAATTGGTGTGATAAAATCAAAGACATGGACCTTCGCATCGAGAAGCTAGAGTCCAAGGAGGACGATGGGGATCTTCGAGAGGAGATGCAAGGTGCCTTAAATGTTCTCGCCAATAATTTAGCAAGGGAAAATGAGGCTCTTAAGAAGTTGCTTGCCCAATGCTTGGAGAAGGTCGATAAGCTCGAGGTGGAGCTTAACTTGTGCAAGGCCGCGTTAGCGAATAGTGAGGGAGCGCAAGTAACAATGATGCACAAAGTCGATGCTCCTAAACCAAAGGCCTACGGTGGGGCTAGGAGTGCAAGGGAGATCGACAACTTCTTATGGAGCTTGGAGAGATACTTCGATGCAGTGGGCATAGTGGACGGCGCCACTAAGGTAAAGTCTGTATCTCTCTACTTAAGCGATATTGCTACCATATGGTGGAGACACAGGTGCGAGGATGTGAAAAAAGGCCTTTGCACCATTAATACATGGGATAATTTTGTGCGGGAACTTAAGAAGCAATTCTATCCCGACAATGCCGAGAAAGAGGCAAGGTCAAAGCTTCGACGACTCCAACATAGAGATGGCTACATTCGGGAATATGTGAAAGAATTCTCCGAATTGATGTTGGCGATTCCCGACTTGGGAGAGAAAGAAGCATTCCATGCATTCATCGATTGTTTGTCTCGATGGGCTCAATTAGAGCTAGAGAGGCGAGGTGTGCAAGACCTTGCCACCGCGATAGCGGTTGCCAAGTCCTTAATAgagttgaagaagaaggacTCATTCAAGCCAAAGGTAAAGAAGTACGAAGAAAGTGACAAAGGTGGTGGagatagaagaaaatattCTACCAAGGATGGCAAGGCTTCGTACAAGGAtaaaggcaagtggaagaaggAAGATAAGCGTAGCTCTTCTCCGAAAAAGCTTACTTGCTTCATCTGCGACGGATCTCATCGTGCTTACGAGTGTCTAAAGCGTGGGAAGTTTGGAGCGTTAGTAATCACTGAAGAGgagaaacaagaagaagaacgAAGAAGTGCTTCCCTTTGA